ATATCAGCCAGTAGTGCGCTAGCCTGACTACTTATTGGACAGCTTAACTCTGCACAATAAACGACAACTTCTTTACTCTTATCCCAGCTTGAAGTGATTTCGACAAGGTTGTCATAAGCAATATTGATTGAACCGGTAATATGGCAATCAACGTATGTTTCTTCATCTAAAACGTTGATGATAACTAAATCGGGAACTTGATCGATTTTTAGTCTAAGTTCTTGAGCTGAAATAATGCTTGCAGGTGAGCTATAAGATTTTTCATGAGACATGGGAAACCTCCTTTTATATTTTTAGTTTTGTTACAACTTAAAAAATTTGAAGGTGAAAAAGCAACAACTTTTTGAGAAGGTCTGTACAGAATTTTTAAAAAACGTATGGTATTAAAATAATCTATTACGTATTTTGTAAAATCAAGGAATGCTTTCATGGCGGGATATAACCGAATTATTTTGGTAGGAAATTTAACGAGAGATCCAGAATTGAAGCAAATTTCATCAGGCGTGTCAGTATGTCGTTTGGCTGTCGCTTCAA
This DNA window, taken from Candidatus Babeliales bacterium, encodes the following:
- a CDS encoding rhodanese-like domain-containing protein; translated protein: MSHEKSYSSPASIISAQELRLKIDQVPDLVIINVLDEETYVDCHITGSINIAYDNLVEITSSWDKSKEVVVYCAELSCPISSQASALLADIGFTHIYVYSGGIKDWYKKGFDTTGACTQKYLHE